In the Oncorhynchus keta strain PuntledgeMale-10-30-2019 chromosome 32, Oket_V2, whole genome shotgun sequence genome, gatagactgcatccaatttattgagtagggtattggaggctattttgtaaatgacatcgccgaagtcgaggatcggtaggagggtcagttttacgagggtatgtttggcagtatgagtgaaggatgctttgttgcgaaataggaagccaattctagatttaactttggattggagatgtttgatgggagtctggaagaagagtttacagtctaaccagacacctaggtatttgtagttgtccacaagtcagaaccgcccagagtagtgatgctggacggaaGGGCAGgtggaagagcatgcatttagttttacttgtatttaagagcagttggaggccacggaaggagagttgtatggcattgaagctcgtctggaggttagttaacacagtgtccaaagaagggccagaagtatacagaatggtgtcgtctgcgtcgAGGTgtatcagagactcaccagcagcaagagcgacataatTGATGAATACAGAGAAGAGAATCggcccaagaatttaaccctgtggcacccccatagagactgccagaggcccggacaacaggccctccgatttgacacactgaactctatcagagaagtaattcatgaaccaggcgaggcaatcatttcagaaaccaaggctattgagtctgccaatgaggatgtggtgattgacagagtcgaaagccttggccaggtcaatgaatacggctgcacagtattgcttcttatcgatggcggttaagatatcgtttaggaccttgagcgtggctgaggtgcacccatgaccagctctgaaaccagattgcatagtggagaaggtgcggtgggattcaaaatggtcagtaatctgtttgttgacttggctttcgaagaccttagaaaggcagggtaggatacatatacagtaggtctgtagcagtttgggtcaagagtgccccccccccctttgaagagggggatgaccgcagctgctttccaatctttgggaatctcagacgacacgaaagtaataggggttgcaacaatttcggcagatcattttataaagaaagggtccagattgtctagcccagctgatttgtaggggtccagattttgccgctatttcagaacatcagctgactggatttgggagaaggagaaatggggaagggttgggcgagttgctgtgcggggtgcagtgctgttgatcggggtaggggtagccaggtggaaggcatggccagccgtagaaaaatgcttattgaaattctcaattatagtggatttatcgatgctgacagagtttcctatcctcagtgcagtgggcagctgggaggagatgctcttattcttcatggactttacagtgtcccagaacctttttgagtttgtgttgcaggaagcaaatttctgcttgaaaaagatagccttggcttttctaactgcctgtgtatattggtttctaacttccctgaaaagttgcatatcacgggggctgttcaatgctaatgcagaatgccacaggattttttttgtgttggttaagggcagtcaggactggagagaaccaaggactatatctgttcctggttcaaaATATCTGATGaaatggtgaggaaggcatttaaaaaaaaaacagacattctctactgacgggatgaggtcaatatccttccaggatacccgggccaggtcaattagaaaggcctgctcgctgaagtgtttcagggagcgtttgacagtgatgagtggaggacgtttgacctctgacccattacggatgcaggcaatgaggcagtgatcactgagatctttgttgaaaacagcagaggtgtatttagagggcaagttggttaggaggatatttttttattttacctttatttaaccaggcaagtcagttaagaacatattcttattttcaatgacggcctgggaacagtgggttaactgcctgttcaggggcagaacgacagatttgtaccttgtcagatatctatgagggtgcccgtgtttgcggctttggggtggtacctggtgggttcattgatcatttgtgtgagattgagggcatcaaacttagattgtaggatggctgtaggactatatatgactatatacaaatgagatgagtaatgtagggtatgtaatcaTTATAtcaagtggcattgtttaaagtgccaAGTGAACATTTATTGCATCCCATTTTTAATTactaaagtggctagagatttgagtcagtatgttggcagcagccactcaatgttagtggtgactgtttaacagtctgatggccttgagatagaagctgtttttcagtctctcggtcccagctttgatgccgctgtactgacctcgcctcctggatgatagcggggcgaacaggcagtggctcgggtggttgttgtccttgatgatctttttgaccttcctgtgacatcgggtgctgtaggtgtcctggagggcaggtagtttgccccctgtgatgcgttgtgcagcacctctggagagccttatggttttGGGCGGAGCCGTTTAGGCCAAAGTCTGGAACCACAATAACTTTCACATTACATTATTTTTAAGTTCTATCTTATTAAAATGTAGAAGAAAGAACCCAGGAAACTACCTGCTATGTCTGAGTTGCAATTTAGAAAGCAATAGCAATGTTTGAAGAATCAAAGGCTAGCAGCACCCTCTTATGGCACTGGAAGGCCTGGGTGTAAGTCCATAAACACTGTAAAATGCCACTGTAATCTAGTAATGTGCAGTGTCTTTATTAATGCAGATACATATTTGATACATACTGTAGCTCAGTCATCTGTTTACCAAACATATATCAGTCTCAAAAAGCTGATCATTAAAACGGGAGGACTTTCTCCTACTAGGACTTTCTCCAGTCTGTGATCAGACTCAGTGGAGAGTGTCTAATCTGTGAGGTCACAGACATGACCACTGAGTTTAGCCTTGCTTAGCACCATCTGTCAGTCCCACTGCCAGGGCGGAAGGACTCCAGTCATAGTGTTAATTGTCTGACTGTTATCACCATTCAACGTAGGCCAAAAGTCTGGGCATAGCCTACAGCAGATGGGACTACGGTTAAGAATGACCCTCTAAAGATCCCAGATATAGATGTGTGAGCTTGATTTGTTTGAGAAAGCTTTCTGTACTCTAATGCCAAAGTTGATAGACTCTGTAAAAGAAAAATGatacccctacacacacacacaaacagcacacctacagtatgtcactcctcactcctcacttTATTTGCAGGACACAATGATCCTTCCACAAAGCCTAAAGCTGAGTGGCTGCTGCATCTCTACAGTATGTGAGAGTGCTGCTGTTGATGGTGCTGGTGGCGATGGAGCCTGTGGAGGTGGGGTTGGCGAGTCTCAGGCCGCTCTGCCTTTCTGCCAACAAACCAGGCCAGGTGGAGGAGTAGGAAGGTGACCGCCCCTCTCAGGCTCAGCAGCGACAGCTGCAGCAGGAGGAAGGCCCCGAGCATTTCCCACCCAGTATAACTCAGGAAGAGAAGCCTGAACTCCAGAGAGGACCACAGCAGGAGGGAGTTGAGCAGGACAGCCAGGGCCTCAAAGCCACAGAAGACCCGCTGCCACAAAACGTTACCCCCGGGGGATGTTCTGGGGAAGGGGCGGCGTGCGCCTGAACACAGGTGCCACAAGTCCATGCAGGATTTAGCTATGATGGTCAACAAGCACCAGAGGGCACACTGGGGGTAGATGCCTGAGAAGAACATGACGTGGCAGTAGGAGATGAGGAGTTCCAGGTAGTTCCAGGTCTGGGTGTCACACAGTGGTCTGTTGCTCTGCTCTGTGATCTGTCTAAGGACGGGAGACTGATGTTCCTGGTGGGCACGGCTAGGGgacatcctcatcctcctcaggcGGCGCAATAATGTGGCGGACAGCAGCTTAATGACCAGGTGGGTGGCCAGCTGCACAGATAGGTGGAAGCGCACCATGGTGAGGTCATTCAGgaccagagccctgtagagaTGGATGGAAAAGTGGTTGAAGAGGCAGGAGAGGATAACCTCAGGGAGCAGGGGCTGTTGCCTTGGTGACTGATGCCCTGGCGGATCGGGATCAGGGCTGAGGCCTAGGGACAGTTGGACTGCAACACAGTCCATCCCTGCCATGGCAACcgtgagggcaattttggggagGTAGACAAGGATGTTGTGAAAGAGGAAACTGAGCTCTTCTCTCAGGAGGAAGTCCCCCACTAGTCCATCTAGGTGTAAATACATCAGGAttgggatggaggagaggcagagggtgcAGGTTAGGAAGGCAAAGGAGTGTTGCAGTCTCCTCAAGCTCATCTTTCCAAAAGGGTGGGCATCGATCTGGGACTGTGGTGGTGCTGTGCCCTGTGCCACCCTGGGCACCGCTGCTGCTGTTGATGAGTGACTGTGTGACAGATGAGTGACCACAGTCCCCCAGTCCCTCTGCAGGGCTTTGCTCTTCTCCCTCCAGCCCTGCAGGAACAGCTCTGACCACACTACACTGGAGAGGGTGAAAAAGACCAGGTTGTTCCCCAGCCTgagggggtagaaggagagaaacaTGGGCAAGGTGGATTTCAGGAGGAGAGCATTGACCAGCGAACCCTCAAACCCAAAGTAGAGGGCCACCGCCTCCCCGAAATAAGCCCTGATATCTTCCAGCAGCTGCCAATGCTCTCTCTGGCTGAAGGGTTTGAGGCCACACCAGCCAGCCCACCACCTCCCCTGGAGGCTATGAAGCAGTGGGGCTTCATGTAGGGGGTAGATGCTAGTTAGGACTCTTAAGCGGGACAGACTGGCCATCACTGGTTCTCCTGGAAGGAGGGGAATCCGCTGGAGCACCTGaatttcctccccctcccccactctcaGCCTGTCTAGGATCCTCTGCACCAGGGTCACACACTCAGCCGATGACAGCATCCCATACACCCCCTCTGTGGGGCGCGTCCCCCCCAGGTCACCCACCTCCCGTGCCTGACCTCCTATAGTGCAGCAGGGCTTGTGTCTGAACAGAAGGTCCTCGTCAGCCTCCAGGAGCAGCCGCTCTGGCGTGGCCCCCACCACCATGATGGCACCCCCGGCCCTGGTCTGGCTGATCACTCTGGCCAAGAGGTCTAGTCCCCCCAGGGGCTCAGGTGTAAGGATCTTCCCTAGGAGCCAGTCCACAGTGTCATCCTCCACCTCAGGGTGGAACTCCAGCAGAATCAGAGGGGTGATCTCATTGAGGTGCTGCACGGGAAGCATGAAGGCTGCCATGGTGATGTTGGTGAGTTCTTTCCTCCGTGTGTTCCCTCCTCCTAATAACATGCTGTCCTGAAGGGCGGTCATGGTTCCTTCTTCCTGGTGTTGACAGGGGGTTCTGCATAGGTTTCGCCAGCCCCctgcttcctctcttctcttcacaGGGTACAGGGACAGGGCTTCGATGGACAAGATTGTCTCAGCACAGAGTGCCACAGGGATTTATGATGACA is a window encoding:
- the LOC118364648 gene encoding anoctamin-10-like, which encodes MTALQDSMLLGGGNTRRKELTNITMAAFMLPVQHLNEITPLILLEFHPEVEDDTVDWLLGKILTPEPLGGLDLLARVISQTRAGGAIMVVGATPERLLLEADEDLLFRHKPCCTIGGQAREVGDLGGTRPTEGVYGMLSSAECVTLVQRILDRLRVGEGEEIQVLQRIPLLPGEPVMASLSRLRVLTSIYPLHEAPLLHSLQGRWWAGWCGLKPFSQREHWQLLEDIRAYFGEAVALYFGFEGSLVNALLLKSTLPMFLSFYPLRLGNNLVFFTLSSVVWSELFLQGWREKSKALQRDWGTVVTHLSHSHSSTAAAVPRVAQGTAPPQSQIDAHPFGKMSLRRLQHSFAFLTCTLCLSSIPILMYLHLDGLVGDFLLREELSFLFHNILVYLPKIALTVAMAGMDCVAVQLSLGLSPDPDPPGHQSPRQQPLLPEVILSCLFNHFSIHLYRALVLNDLTMVRFHLSVQLATHLVIKLLSATLLRRLRRMRMSPSRAHQEHQSPVLRQITEQSNRPLCDTQTWNYLELLISYCHVMFFSGIYPQCALWCLLTIIAKSCMDLWHLCSGARRPFPRTSPGGNVLWQRVFCGFEALAVLLNSLLLWSSLEFRLLFLSYTGWEMLGAFLLLQLSLLSLRGAVTFLLLHLAWFVGRKAERPETRQPHLHRLHRHQHHQQQHSHIL